GTTCCAGATGCCGGCACCCGATGCCGCCGACGATCCCGCGGTGCGGCCGCCCCAGGGCCATTGACCGCCGCCGCAACCGGTTTTCCTGGAGACAAGAATGAAATTGCATTGGTCGCCGCGTTCCCCCTTCGTCCGCAAGGTCATGATCGTGCTGTACGAGGCCGGCATCGAAGACCGGGTAAGCTGCGTGCGGACGCCGGTGGCGATGGACAAGCCCAACCTGGACCTGCTGCCCGACAACCCGCTCCTGAAGCTGCCCACCCTGGTACTGGACGATGGCAGCAGCATCTACGACTCGCGTGTCATCTGTGGCTACCTGAACGATCTGGCCGCCGCCGGCCTGCTGCCGGCCGAACCGCGCGCGCGGCTGACGGCGGAACGCCGCCAGGCGCTGGGCGACGGCCTGCTGGATGTGCTGCTGCTCTATCGCCAGGAACGCAACAAGCCCGCGGCGCGCCAGACGCCGGCCTGGCTGGACGCCTTCGCGCTGAAGCTAAAGGCGGTGCTGGCCGCGCTGGAAACCGAAGGACCCGCCCTGCGGGCCACGCCGTTCGACCTGGGCCTGATCGCGGTCGGCTGCGCCCTCTCGTATCTGGACTACCGGTTCGCCGACCTGCCCTGGCGCGACGGCCATCCCGCCCTGGCGGCCTGGCACAAGGACTTCGCCACGCGTCCGTCGGTGGCGCGCAGCCTGCCCGACGACACGGCGGCCTGAATCGAAAAGGACGAGACATGAGCCGTATTCCCTTCCCCACGCCCGACACGATGAACGAAGCACAGCGACGCGTCTACGAACGCATCGTCTCGGGCCCGCGCGGCCGGCTGGTCGGCCCGCTGCGCGCCGCCCTGCACAACCCGGAGCTGGCCGAACGATGGCAGGCCTTCGGCGCCTTGCTGCGCTACGGCACCAGCCTGCCCCCGCGCGTCAGCGAGCTGGCCATCGTCGTGACCGCACGCCGCTGGAACAGCCAGATCGAATGGCATATCCACGCGCAGGCCGCCGCGGAAGCGGGGATCGCGCCCGCCGTACTGGAAGCCATCCGGGCGCGCCGCGCGCCGGAATTCGACACACCGGAGGACGCACTCGTCTATGAATTCGCCCGCCAGCTGCAGGAAACCGGCCAGGTCGCGCCGGGCGTGTACGCCCGGGCGATCGAATGCTGGGACGTGGCCGGCGTGGTCGAGCTGACCGCCGTCATCGGCTACTACACGCTGGTCTCCATGACGCTGAACGCCCACGAGATCCCCATGCCCGACGACGCCACCGCGCCGCTGGATGTACCCGCCGAAGGCGGCCAACCCACGTTGAGCCGCCTGCCGCCAGCGCGCAAGGATGGCGCATGAGCACCGAGCCGACGGGTGGAGCCTATATCCCCGCGACGACGCAAGCGCCGCGCATGCCGGGCCGGCCACGACATGCGCTGCCGCCGCAAGCCTGCGATGCCCATTGCCATGTATTCGGCCCCTACG
Above is a genomic segment from Bordetella genomosp. 11 containing:
- a CDS encoding carboxymuconolactone decarboxylase family protein: MSRIPFPTPDTMNEAQRRVYERIVSGPRGRLVGPLRAALHNPELAERWQAFGALLRYGTSLPPRVSELAIVVTARRWNSQIEWHIHAQAAAEAGIAPAVLEAIRARRAPEFDTPEDALVYEFARQLQETGQVAPGVYARAIECWDVAGVVELTAVIGYYTLVSMTLNAHEIPMPDDATAPLDVPAEGGQPTLSRLPPARKDGA
- a CDS encoding glutathione S-transferase family protein, whose translation is MKLHWSPRSPFVRKVMIVLYEAGIEDRVSCVRTPVAMDKPNLDLLPDNPLLKLPTLVLDDGSSIYDSRVICGYLNDLAAAGLLPAEPRARLTAERRQALGDGLLDVLLLYRQERNKPAARQTPAWLDAFALKLKAVLAALETEGPALRATPFDLGLIAVGCALSYLDYRFADLPWRDGHPALAAWHKDFATRPSVARSLPDDTAA